Genomic segment of Salvia hispanica cultivar TCC Black 2014 chromosome 2, UniMelb_Shisp_WGS_1.0, whole genome shotgun sequence:
CACTTATTTTGCAGGTTCATTCGATATCAACAATACTTAACCTTTTTGTAGAAAGGCATGGGATACATGTTCAGAGCAGCTTCTTAAATTATCCGCTATAGTTCAGGTAAATGCCAGCCTAGATGGAAGTATAGTTGTGAATGTATGCTACTGGATTTAAGTGATTAGTTGTAATTAGACCTAGGTTCATGCCTAGCACTTGGGTCTTATTAGTGTTTTTCGTTGTTGTACATTTACGTTGATAGATTAACCTCTATATAGTTTCCTTCTCAAGTTCAACGACTAACTTGGTGTTGCACTGTTGTGTGATGTCCCCTTTGTCAGATGGATTTGATGTCCAGAAACATCGTCATGATTTCTATTCAGTTGTTATCAGCTTGCGTTGATATGTTTGTCATTTTTTCTCAACTGCGCGACTATGTTACTATAATTCAAAGGTGAGTTCCATTAGTAAGACAGCATAGACCGCCAAGTTCTTTAAGACCACCAAGATTAAAGTAGACCGAGTGACATGTGCCCAATCGATCAAGCGCATTGAGATACTTGCACGGTCTCAATTTCTTAAAGTGATGCATTTTACTTATATATGTTGCATTACGGCATGTATCACCAACTCTGTAGTTTTAGCTTACATTCGTCTTCGTCTCCACAGACAATGCTCGTAAGATCACATGCTTGCTGTCTCGTGTCGCTGTAGTGGAGTAATAAGCTATGAACTGCTCCATATTGGTTGTAGTGGAGCTGCAGAAATCTCATTGTAGTGGTTTCTTGTAAGGTAGCCATGATCTATAAATCAAATTGTCTTGATTCGATTCTTTGTATAGGGATAagctttctttcttttataaaattgatagaaGTTAAATGCATACAGTTGGATCTTTTCTGACCTTCAAACACATGCCAATGTCTCCTCTGCTCATTAGCAGAGGCTTTTGAGGTTTCTGATTTGAGTTTGTGGTAATGAATGTTTTTGTCCTTAAACAAAaatctacttttatatttcaatCTTGTTCCCCTTTTTACCTAAGTTTTTGGCTTAAGtcaaatcttattttacaAACCACCCTCCGAATCTGTGATTGTTGAAGCTAATAATTAGCAAATCTACCAATTTCCAAGGAATGAGAGAATAGATTAGAATTTAAATCTAATGTCACATATTCTGGGTGCTTCCTTGTCTGCCTAACATAGCCTATCGTGCCAACTGACAactcattttcatttcatatataGATCTACTAATATTCTTGCTTTTAGGTTTTCACCAAACCCCATATCTAGTCACCTAGCAATGTTACACATGACTTtctaaagagtgaactactaACTATGTAGTAATATCAAATAGTTCGgggttaaaaattaaaaaaaaggtaatatCAACTATGTAGTAATATCAAACGTGACCTTCATTCtttaaaaaacatttctaGATAGTTCTAACATTTGATGTAATATTGTTGCAAGTCATTTTCCactatttcatgatttttaagccctttttgcatttttatgtCCCAATGGATACTTTTGTCCTTTTGCAATTGAGAAAACTACAGATTTAGCCCCTGAACTATACATTAATATCAAACGCGACGccattcattaaaaatatctccaTACGGATCTGACCTTTGAtgtaatttcacaaaaatactttttcactatttctCCCAATTGCAAAAGTACAAAATGCCCCTTcggtataaaaaaaatatcaaaaaggGTAAAAACTGCACGAAATAGTGAAAAAGAACATACACTAAAGGTTAGAGCCGTTtgaagatattttaaaaaaataagagtaacGTTTGACATATTACTATATGGTTCATGGACTAAATTTGTAGTTATCTCTTTTGAGATATGGTTACCTCTCCTTTGTCTATTGCACAAGAGTCGAATTATATGTTAGGATGTCATGTGGTTTACTTTTGGTGGTGTTAGGCATTAATTAAGTTTCAAACCAAAATCCAGAAtatgatttgttttcttaaaatataagCATTAGGTGACCGGGTTCAAGGTCGTACAATAATGTTGAAAGTCTTGCAagttaaatatcataaattaggACTAGAATTGGTTAAATGAATCCTACTAATGATTGGGGAGGCAGAGAGACCAAAagaaattatagtactaatactCCATGGCTTATTGacataattttcaaatctacAGTATTAAACATGTCTCTCCTGTTGCCATGACTCCAATCTTATAAAAACATTTAGTAGTGCTGGACTGATTGTGAAAACCCCAACATAGAgttgtatataaataatataaatccaATCACATGCACAATCattcattattcattattcaTCACAAAGTGGCTGTCCCCTATAAATACCATCTCTCCATTTACAACACCACCACCATTTACAATTCTCAATATCTCCAAAAATGGCAGTCTCACAAATCCACACTAGATCCATCAGCCTCCCTTCAAGGCTTCATCCAATCAACTCCACACAATTTGAAGCTCAACTAGACAAGCTCAAATCCACCGTTTCTCTCACCTCAGTCGACACCATCATCTCCGGCCTAGTAGGGCTGGCTGACCTCTACAACTCCATCACCATGGACACGCAAACTCCATCATCGCTCGAGGAAGCCCTCGAGCGATCGGTCAAGCTGCTAGACTGCTGTAGCTCTATCAAAGAAGTAGCGCAGATGACGAGGGAAAGCGTCCGAGCCCTTCAGTCTGCTCTACGCAGAAAGGGCTCGGACGACTCCTCTTTAAGAAATGATGTCACTTCCTACGTGGCATCACGAAAGAGGATGAGCAAGTGCGCCAAGAAGAGCCTCAAAGCACTCAAGAGTTGGGAGGGTGGTGCATCGGATGTGTACGGCCTCACCGCCGCGGTTTTTAGGAGCGCATTGCTCTTCTTctcctcgtcttcttcttcttcgtcctGGAATCGGGTGGCGAGGCTGGTGTTGAGCAAATCTGAGGCTGTGATTGTGAATGAGGTGGGATGTGTGGACTTGGCTCTTAGTAGTGGTGAATTTGACAAGAAGATGGCGCAAAGGAGTTTGCAAAAACTTGAGTCTTGTGTTGATGGAATTGAGGAGGGTTTGGAGAGGATGTTTAGGGAGTTGGTGAGAAGTAGGGTTGATCTTCTTAACATTCTCACAAATCATTAGTGGTTTATGTGTgataaaaattttgtaattatgtGATCTCAGATATAATGAATGACATGGATATTGGATTAGTATACTATATTCACTCTTGTTCTATGCctattttgtcttttgttcGTCATGAACCGTTAATTCTTGAAAGAAACatagtttctaatatttttcatgaactttgaaaGTGTACTAATTAAAgcacaaactttaaaattggtgtTAATTTCCACGGTGGTAATTCTTCAAATTCGACATATCTGTATACAAGgcatattttatcatattagACATACTATTTTATGTGAATTCAAGAATTAGGGCGTCAAAATGGTGTCATTTTATGTAATTCGGACTAATACGCATAGGTTTTTATGGTTAGCCGCGCAGGATCAAAATctgccaatttttttttgttcgaGATGGAAAGATTAACACTttcaaatatttgtaatttttttgactattttaaaagttcttggaaaatacaaaaatttgcACAAAGTTTTTTAAGACCAATATCCATAATATTAATAGTGCAATTATTAGATCAATAATGTGCCATTTATCACCTCaagtttaaatatttagtCATAAATTAGAGTAATAACCTATTAAGTTTCATTTCAAACATAtaccataaaattaaattgtgtacCACATGGCATATTGAATGTGGAGTATATCATAATTCGttgcaaaaatataaaatgtctTCATTTTCATTAACTAGAGAACTAATTAATaagtactccatttttttttatcttagtTACTGAAATATATTCAATCTCACCCTTTCAATGGGATTTtcaatggag
This window contains:
- the LOC125206142 gene encoding uncharacterized protein LOC125206142; protein product: MAVSQIHTRSISLPSRLHPINSTQFEAQLDKLKSTVSLTSVDTIISGLVGLADLYNSITMDTQTPSSLEEALERSVKLLDCCSSIKEVAQMTRESVRALQSALRRKGSDDSSLRNDVTSYVASRKRMSKCAKKSLKALKSWEGGASDVYGLTAAVFRSALLFFSSSSSSSSWNRVARLVLSKSEAVIVNEVGCVDLALSSGEFDKKMAQRSLQKLESCVDGIEEGLERMFRELVRSRVDLLNILTNH